Proteins co-encoded in one Astyanax mexicanus isolate ESR-SI-001 chromosome 1, AstMex3_surface, whole genome shotgun sequence genomic window:
- the lrfn5b gene encoding leucine-rich repeat and fibronectin type-III domain-containing protein 5 gives METLFVYLVVIVMAVKAQKIQICPKRCICQVLSPNLATLCDKKGLLFVPPNIDRHTVELRLGDNFVTTIKRKDFANMTKLVDLTLSRNTIGSVAPHAFNDLENLRALHLDSNRLTRITNDTFSGMSKLHHLILNNNQLTYIHIGAFNDLLALEELDLSYNNLEGAPWVAIQRMISLHTLSLDHNMIDYIPEGTFSGLLKLKRLDVTSNKLQKLPPDPVFQRAGVLATSGILGPSSFALSFGGNPLRCNCELLWLRRLRREDDLETCAAPQHLSGRYFWTVSEEEFLCEPPLITRHSQETRALEGQHVTLRCKARGDPDPVIHWIAPDGRLVSNSSRTVVHSDGTLEILISTVKDSGSFTCVASNPSGEAQQSVDLLITKLPHFTNDTSLVQEPDPGSSDIATSTKVGGDGSPAIGNTKAGQEKRVVISEITSSSALVKFNLQRNIPGIRMFQIQYNGTYDDSLVYRMIPPTSKTILVNNLAAGTLYDLCVLAIYDDVITTLTATRVVGCLHFSTEPQYLRCHFMQSQFLGGTIVVIIGGVIVASVLSFIIFLIVRYRVCNQEGADKGVELGDLRSQSRSEQLQGCGIIKSMSKQVLGAERDSCRKVSPQMESVPAPAQAVAPQPKPRPPPKPSLPDCTVSTSAASHSWHPASPNTRRPAHAVAAATAKPAIPHKKDTQVSMEPDNSNKNNSTKARPKSAQIRAYSTMVTPASRRAQLESLHNYMTVPVGYARVSRRHSLNVDSCKQPSYMTYQQQQQQTGSLRSKRSLSMSGDLPQLDTSGRLHGKDSLSRSEWVLESTL, from the exons ATGGAGACGCTATTTGTTTACTTGGTGGTCATTGTCATGGCAGTAAAAGCCCAGAAGATCCAAATATGTCCCAAACGCTGCATTTGTCAGGTGCTGTCTCCCAACCTGGCCACCTTATGTGATAAAAAGGGGCTGCTTTTTGTGCCCCCGAACATTGACAGGCACACTGTCGAACTGCGGCTGGGTGACAATTTTGTAACGACCATTAAACGGAAGGACTTTGccaacatgaccaagcttgtAGACCTGACCCTCTCTAGAAACACAATAGGCTCTGTGGCACCTCATGCTTTTAACGACTTGGAGAACTTGCGTGCCCTACACCTGGACAGCAATCGTCTTACGCGCATCACGAACGACACGTTTAGCGGTATGTCTAAACTCCATCATCTCATTCTGAATAACAACCAGCTCACTTACATCCACATCGGAGCCTTTAATGATCTCCTGGCCCTCGAGGAGCTTGATCTATCCTACAACAACCTAGAGGGTGCTCCATGGGTGGCCATCCAGCGTATGATCAGCCTCCACACCTTAAGCCTGGACCATAACATGATTGATTATATACCTGAGGGGACGTTTTCAGGACTCCTGAAGCTCAAGCGACTAGACGTTACCTCCAACAAGCTCCAGAAGCTTCCACCGGATCCGGTCTTCCAGCGAGCAGGTGTTTTGGCCACCTCAGGTATCTTGGGGCCATCATCATTTGCACTGAGTTTTGGAGGGAACCCACTGCGCTGTAACTGTGAGCTGCTGTGGTTAAGGAGGCTGCGGCGTGAGGATGACCTGGAGACGTGTGCGGCTCCCCAACACCTTTCTGGACGCTACTTTTGGACAGTGTCTGAGGAAGAGTTTCTGTGTGAGCCTCCTCTCATTACACGTCACTCGCAGGAGACCAGGGCATTGGAGGGTCAGCATGTTACCCTGCGCTGCAAAGCTCGGGGGGACCCAGATCCCGTCATCCACTGGATCGCCCCTGATGGAAGGCTGGTTTCCAACTCATCCAGAACGGTTGTCCACAGTGACGGGACACTAGAAATACTCATTAGCACAGTGAAGGATTCAGGTTCTTTTACCTGTGTGGCGTCCAACCCATCTGGAGAAGCTCAACAGAGTGTGGACTTGCTTATCACCAAACTTCCGCATTTCACGAATGACACAAGCCTGGTCCAGGAGCCTGACCCTGGCTCGTCAGACATTGCTACATCCACTAAAGTGGGTGGAGATGGAAGCCCTGCCATTGGCAACACCAAAGCTGGACAAGAAAAGCGGGTGGTGATCTCTGAAATCACGTCCTCCTCAGCCCTGGTGAAGTTCAACCTGCAGCGGAATATTCCAGGGATTCGGATGTTCCAAATCCAGTACAACGGCACTTATGATGACTCTCTGGTGTACAG AATGATCCCCCCAACCAGTAAAACCATCCTCGTCAACAATTTAGCAGCTGGGACGCTGTATGACCTCTGTGTGCTAGCCATTTATGATGATGTGATCACCACCCTGACGGCTACACGTGTGGTGGGATGCCTTCACTTCTCCACAGAGCCCCAGTATCTCCGCTGCCACTTCATGCAGTCCCAGTTTCTCGGAGGCACCATCGTCGTCATCATCGGAGGCGTCATCGTGGCCTCTGTCCTGTCTTTCATCATTTTCCTCATTGTGCGCTACCGGGTTTGCAACCAGGAGGGAGCAGACAAGGGGGTGGAGCTGGGTGACTTGCGTTCGCAGTCCAGGAGTGAGCAGCTGCAGGGCTGCGGAATCATCAAATCCATGTCAAAGCAGGTTCTTGGTGCAGAAAGGGACTCCTGCCGGAAAGTGTCACCACAGATGGAGTCAGTTCCAGCTCCTGCTCAAGCCGTGGCGCCCCAGCCGAAGCCTCGACCGCCCCCTAAACCCAGCCTCCCCGACTGCACAGTGTCTACCTCTGCCGCCAGCCACAGCTGGCACCCCGCCTCTCCCAACACCCGACGCCCCGCGCATGCTGTCGCCGCCGCCACCGCTAAACCTGCCATCCCACATAAAAAGGACACGCAGGTCAGCATGGAGCCCgacaacagcaacaaaaacaaCTCAACCAAGGCTCGGCCCAAATCGGCTCAAATCCGGGCCTACTCCACCATGGTGACCCCGGCATCCAGGAGAGCACAGCTGGAATCCTTGCACAACTACATGACTGTCCCGGTGGGGTACGCGAGAGTGAGCCGCAGGCACTCTCTGAATGTAGACTCCTGTAAACAACCAAGTTACATGActtaccagcagcagcagcagcagactggcAGCCTGCGCTCCAAACGCAGCCTGTCGATGAGCGGCGATCTGCCCCAGTTGGACACTTCAGGCAGACTCCACGGGAAAGACTCACTGTCCAGATCAGAGTGGGTTCTAGAAAGCACACTATAA